In Candidatus Atribacteria bacterium ADurb.Bin276, the genomic stretch AGGTTCTTCCTCCTTTAATGAAAGACAGGAAAATGAAGGCGAAAATCTCTTTCTAGCTCCGGATCATTCTTTGCTATCCTTAAATAATCCGGATTTTCACCGGTGGACGGGTATCAGTCAATTTATCATGGGCAATTTTTAATTTTTCAATTATTGGAAGGTGGTAGGGACAGCGAGGAATACATTCACCACATTCACTACAAGCCAGGGCTTTGGGATCAACTTTTTTATAAGCTTCTTGAGCATAATCTTGGTTGCCAAACCAAAAACGTAATCGATCACGCAGTGCGTATTCACCAGGGTCACGAACCACACCATCGGCCAATTGGCGGTCCCATTGTCCTTCTAAGGCAAATATCCAAGGGATATTAATTTTCTCCGGACAGGGTAAACATTTATCACATTGTCGACAAACATACTGGCCAAGTTCTGAAGCTTTTAAGAAAAGTTGTTCTTTTTCTTTTTCACTCATAGCTTGAATGGTATTTATAAATTGAATATCCTTTTCCAAATATTCAAGGGTATTAGCTCCAATTATAGCCGAAGAAATTGGTAGACTCAGAGTGTAACGAAGCGCATTTTCCCAATTCTTCCAGAGTAACCCGTCGGCAAAAACCTTCATGGCCAATAAACCGACATTTTTCTCCAGGGCAGCTGGTATAACCTGAGATTCCCAGGCAGGAAAGTTAAAACGGTCGAAAAAGTTTAGGGGGATCATAATCACATCAAAAGGATAAGAATTAAGTGCTCGCAAGGCAACCTCTGGACCGGTATGACTCGAAAATGCAGTAAAACGGATTTTCCCTAATCTTTTCGCTTCCTCTAATCCTTCCAACGCTCCATTAGGTCCGGATGCTATATCAACGAACTCATGTCTTCCAAATTCGTGGAGAAAAAAGATATCAATCGAATCGGTTTGCAATCTTTTCAAGCTCTCATCAATTGATGCTAAAAGCTCCTTTTTCTTTCTTTCGATGCTCTTGCTCGCCAGGATAAACTCTTGACGGCGGTTTTTTGCTACTTTTCCAATTTTCAATTCTGAATTCCCAAATCCATACCCAGCAGCTGTTTCCAAATAATTACCGCCCCGATCTAAGTATCGATTGATTATTTCAAGGGCATTTTTCTCACTAAGCTCTATTAAATGAAATCCACCTAACCCCATTACCGAAATATCCAGATTGGTTTTTCCCAATTTTCGTTTCTGCATAATCCCACCCCCAAGATAAGTCGCCAGGTATTATTATAAACTATTTATAGTTACCCCACATATAAACAGGATAATCTCATTCCTATTCCACAGCTACCAATTCCATCCTCCCTTTTCAGGATTTAAACCACATTTGAGAAAAAGCGGGGCGAGATGATTGGTTGGACCAAAGCCTTTCCCCAAACTAAGAGAATATCGAATAACTATATCCATATATCGACGAACTATTTTTACTGCGGCGAGAACATCATATCCCAACGCCAAAAGAGATGCTAAGGCAGCCGAATAGGTACACCCGGTTCCATGAGTATTTTTAGTCATTTGTCGCTGTACCGGAAAAATTACATCTTTCTTTCCATCAAAAAGAATATCCATCATTTCCTCACCGGCTAAATGCCCACCCTTGATTAAGACATATTTTGGTCCCATTTGATGGATAATACGGGCTGCTTGTTTCATTTCGTCTGGGGTAAGAACTGATATACCTGATAAAACCGAGGCTTCATTTAAATTGGGTGTAACCACCTGGGCATGTGGTAATATTTTTTCTTTAAAGCTATGGATCGCCTCTGATTCAAGCAAATAACGTCCTGATTTTGAAACCATAACTGGGTCAATAACTAATTGAGGTAGTGAAAAATTTTTTATCGCTTCAACCACTGCCTCAATGATCTCAGCATTAAAAAGCATCCCGGTTTTGACTGCATCAACCCCAATATCTTCAGCAATTGCTTTAATCTGATTATAAACTGCTGCCGGATTCAGGGCAGTAATTGATAAGACCTCATGGGTATTCTGGGCAGTGACCGCGGTTATCGCCGTCATTCCATAAACACCAAAGGCACAAAAAGTCTTTAAATCAGCCTGGATACCCGCTCCTCCTCCTGAGTCAGAACCGGCAATAGTAAGGACTCGTTTTAACATGAAAATTCCTCCGCACTGTCATTTTTTCCTGTTTTTAGCTTTTTTTCATCAGCAAATAGTCGTTAGACATTGCTGTTAGAATGAGTATTTATTAAAAAGAGGAAAAATGATTCCATCCCTGGGTATGAAATTCATAATTTTGCTCATTCTTTTCAAATATGAGATTACTTCCAGTGGTGATTTCACCAACTATAGTCACCGGAACTCCAACCTCACGCTGGATTTTATTTCGAAGTTCATCAGCATTTTGAGGAGTTGTAGTAAAAATAAGTTCGTAATCCTCTCCTCCACTAAATGCATAATCAAGAGGATAACAATTCTGTTCTGAACACCAGGAAATGAGCTGTCGAGAAAGTGGGATTCTTTCTGGATCAATAATTGCACCTACCTGACTCTGTTTTAAAATATGCCCTAAATCCTGCGCGAAACCATCAGATATATCAATGAGTGCAATTCTATCTTTACTATCTGCCAAGATTCTCCCCACCTCTACTCGTGGTTCGGGCAAAAAATATCGATTTAAAAGATATTGCTTCTTTGCCGTATTCATTTTTTGTTCTTCTAA encodes the following:
- the yhdN_1 gene encoding General stress protein 69, with product MQKRKLGKTNLDISVMGLGGFHLIELSEKNALEIINRYLDRGGNYLETAAGYGFGNSELKIGKVAKNRRQEFILASKSIERKKKELLASIDESLKRLQTDSIDIFFLHEFGRHEFVDIASGPNGALEGLEEAKRLGKIRFTAFSSHTGPEVALRALNSYPFDVIMIPLNFFDRFNFPAWESQVIPAALEKNVGLLAMKVFADGLLWKNWENALRYTLSLPISSAIIGANTLEYLEKDIQFINTIQAMSEKEKEQLFLKASELGQYVCRQCDKCLPCPEKINIPWIFALEGQWDRQLADGVVRDPGEYALRDRLRFWFGNQDYAQEAYKKVDPKALACSECGECIPRCPYHLPIIEKLKIAHDKLTDTRPPVKIRII
- the thiD gene encoding Hydroxymethylpyrimidine/phosphomethylpyrimidine kinase, yielding MLKRVLTIAGSDSGGGAGIQADLKTFCAFGVYGMTAITAVTAQNTHEVLSITALNPAAVYNQIKAIAEDIGVDAVKTGMLFNAEIIEAVVEAIKNFSLPQLVIDPVMVSKSGRYLLESEAIHSFKEKILPHAQVVTPNLNEASVLSGISVLTPDEMKQAARIIHQMGPKYVLIKGGHLAGEEMMDILFDGKKDVIFPVQRQMTKNTHGTGCTYSAALASLLALGYDVLAAVKIVRRYMDIVIRYSLSLGKGFGPTNHLAPLFLKCGLNPEKGGWNW